A genomic window from Salvia miltiorrhiza cultivar Shanhuang (shh) chromosome 5, IMPLAD_Smil_shh, whole genome shotgun sequence includes:
- the LOC130986981 gene encoding elongation factor 1-delta-like, whose translation MAVSFSDLKKLDEYLLTRSYITGYQASKDDLTVYATLAKPPSSDYVNVSRWFNHIDALLRISGVSGEGSGVTVEGSALVSDAIATPPAIDTKAVAADDDDDDDDVDLFGEETEEDKKASEERAAAAKAAGKKKVVGKSSIVLDIKPWDDETDMKKLEEEVRKVQQEGLLWGASKLVPVGYGIKKLQIMITIGDDLVSVDNLIEDHLTAEPLNEYVQSVDIVAFNKI comes from the coding sequence ATGGCCGTCAGTTTCTCCGACCTCAAGAAGCTCGATGAGTACCTTCTTACTCGCAGTTACATTACTGGGTACCAAGCTTCAAAAGATGATTTGACTGTTTATGCTACTCTCGCCAAGCCTCCATCATCGGACTACGTTAATGTGTCACGGTGGTTCAACCACATCGATGCACTGTTGAGGATTTCTGGTGTTTCTGGTGAGGGAAGTGGTGTAACTGTTGAGGGATCAGCTCTTGTCAGTGATGCTATTGCAACTCCTCCAGCAATTGACACTAAGGCCGTTGCTGCTGAtgacgacgatgatgatgatgatgtggaCTTGTTTGGTGAGGAGACTGAAGAAGATAAGAAGGCTTCTGAAGAGCGTGCAGCTGCTGCAAAGGCTGCTGGAAAGAAGAAAGTTGTTGGGAAGTCATCAATTGTATTGGATATTAAACCATGGGATGATGAGACTGACATGAAAAAACTCGAAGAAGAAGTTAGAAAAGTGCAGCAGGAGGGTCTCCTTTGGGGAGCATCCAAGCTTGTCCCTGTTGGATATGGAATCAAGAAGTTGCAAATTATGATAACCATTGGGGATGACTTGGTATCCGTTGACAACCTTATTGAGGATCATCTTACTGCAGAACCACTTAATGAATACGTCCAGAGTGTTGACATCGTGGCCTTCAACAAAATTTAA